A genomic region of Arachis stenosperma cultivar V10309 chromosome 9, arast.V10309.gnm1.PFL2, whole genome shotgun sequence contains the following coding sequences:
- the LOC130950283 gene encoding uncharacterized protein LOC130950283 produces the protein MKPTPLFLEVDLKCTVLKFKERLQTLLTLPISDQHLLFNTQILEHDQVLESYGIAEHSRIHVIFALVPGSVYAKMVVKVRGGSSSTTDPAAETFSVLVSSRNIPSFKFNVRVTARDMLRKLSENLQNFGEKNITPAVKDGCHILNHGRVMERDRSMEWQQVELGDKIEIIPRATD, from the coding sequence ATGAAGCCAACGCCATTGTTCTTGGAAGTTGACCTCAAATGCACGGTCCTAAAATTCAAGGAGAGGCTGCAAACGCTTCTTACGCTTCCCATTTCAGACCAACATCTGTTGTTCAACACGCAGATCCTTGAACATGATCAGGTCTTGGAGTCATATGGCATCGCTGAACACTCTCGCATTCATGTGATCTTCGCATTGGTGCCGGGTAGTGTGTATGCAAAAATGGTGGTTAAGGTTCGAGGTGGTAGCAGTAGCACCACCGATCCTGCAGCAGAGACTTTCTCAGTGCTGGTTTCATCCAGGAATATTCCAAGCTTCAAGTTTAATGTTCGAGTCACTGCTAGAGATATGCTTCGCAAGTTGAGTGAAAATCTGCAGAATTTCGGAGAGAAGAATATTACTCCTGCTGTTAAGGATGGGTGCCACATTCTTAACCATGGTAGAGTGATGGAACGTGATAGATCCATGGAGTGGCAACAGGTTGAGCTTGGTGACAAGATTGAGATTATCCCTAGAGCCACTGATTAA